The sequence ATATTGATCTAATGGGTCTCAAGATGTCCCTGTCCATTCCATCAGCATATGCAACTGGTAATTGTAATCTACCGTGTTTTTACAGTGGGTGGTATAATGATTGTGTCGTCTTTCACGATGGACCTTATTGTCTACTTACATATGGTTGTCCTGCTGAAATTCATTGTCATTACATGCAGTAATAATTCAGTGATGGTGATAAAATACTACCGAAATATTTTTTTGGTGGCGAAAAATAATTGCCAGGATTATAAAAATCAGTTTTTCACTAAAATTCTAGAAAGCTTTGTAGGATATCAAATACTTTTAAAATCTAACCCACAGATGTGGATTAGTTATATTTTGAGAATTATATGAAAACAAAGAATTTACTATTACTTATTGCAATTATATTTTGCTCATGTTCTAAAGAACAGAATAAATACGTAAATGTAAAATTTAAAGCTAAAGGTGAAATAATATTGAAGGATACGCTTAAATATATTTATTCAAAATCTTCAGTATATGTTGGTCTTATTCGAGACATAGAAATCATTGGAAATAATATATATATATCAGATAGGGCTAATTGTAAAATACATGTATTTGATTTGGGGTTAAATTATTTAAAAAGTAGCAATGGTTTCGGGCATGGACCATCAGAATTTGCTTCCCCTCAATATCTGTCAAATAATTCAGGAAATTTAATTGCATATGGGCCAGGTGAAGGATTAAAATTGTTAGATTCAAGTTTTTTTATTGTAAAAAAAATTAAATCACCAACTAACTACATAACGAATTTTGCAAATCCAGTTTATTTTGATGGAGATAAAATATGGGCAACAGGTTTTAATAAAATGCCAATTAATCAGCAAAGAATTAGCGATATAACTACTGTGATAATATTTAATAAAGAAGGATCATTAATTAAAGCATTTTGTAATTTTGATAAAGATTATGATATAAATATTAATAATAAATACTATGAAAGTATGAGAGATGCTTTAATATCAGAAGGATTTAATAATACTTATTTTGTTTTACAACGAGCAACATACAAATACCATCAGTTTAACAAGAAAGGGAATTATATACAAACTTATTTCTATAAGCCAAAATATATTAAAAGTCCACCCGATATAAGTATTTCACAAGCCAAATCTTTGAATAATGACGATTTTTTTAAAAATATAGTTGCTCAAACATCTTTTTACAAGTTTTTTGCTTTTGATATAACTAATAATTTACTGTTTATTAATTATATAAATCAGAAATTCGAAATGATGAAATCGAGATCATATACTGATTCGGAAAGTTATCTTTGTGCAATAAATAAGGATGGGGAATGTATATACGATAATAAAATTGAAGGGTATGTCTTTGCAATTAAAGATGGATATATCTATACCGTAGTTGAGGAAAGTGATAAATATTTATTAATATACAAATATCAAATAATATTGTGATAGTGTTAAAAAATAAATACCTCATATTATTAATAGCTATTATAAGTGTTATAATTCTTATCATTCTAATATTTCTTAATAATCAAAAAGTAATTTTGACTGAAAAATTAAAGGAAATGGAAGGTTCTATAAATAAATATGAATTGATTAATAAAAATATATTAAAACGTAGTGAAGTTGAAGGAAAATACATCTGGGATATTGGTATATTAGCTCCAGAAGTCAGTAAAAAGAAAATACTGGATCTTACTAAAAAATCATATAAATTGTTTTATTGGAAAGATACCTTAGTTTGTGAAAAATGTTATTACTTACATCTTTGGTCAATAGCCAAAGAAGTTGGTTTTAAAAATGTTATCATTTTATATAATAATAAATATGAATTCATGAAAAAAGATTTTATAAACTCAATATTTGTTGAAAACCCTATAGTTATAAGAAGGTTTGCAGAAATAATAATATTCGTTGATTCTGAAGGAAAAATACTTTACGCGGAATTCCCTGAATATGGCTTTTCACATTCCTCGGAAAATTTTTATGATATTGTTAAAAGGTATATAAAAAAATAATAGCCTTACATCGAGCAAAAGAAGTAATTATTATTCAATTTGGTAACAATAATATAAATATACCAGTTGTGTAAATTAAAAAATAGATTTTAAACGAAAACGGCGCAAAAAGTGTTAAGTAAAGTAAGTGTACTGGTTCAGTGGAAACAGGAATTTTGGTATTGAGAAATAAGGTAGAAAATCAGTTAGCATTTCTAGCCTCACATCTGTTTAATTTAGTCTTTGAAAGTTTACCCTCAAGTATATAAAGTTTATCTTCAATGCGATTCAATAAAAAATCTTCAGGCGTTAGGAAGTATAAAGAACTATGCAATCTTTTTATATTATAAAATTCGATATAATTGGCAACTTGCTTTCTAACATCAGCAAGATTAACCCTTGAAGATTTCATTAAGCATTTTTCGTGAACGGTTCTATGGTACTGCTCAATTTTACCATTTTGCGCTTGATTTTAGAACCAATTAAATATTTCTGCAAGACACAATATAACTACTGCACCAATATCATCCCTTATCTAAAAACTATAAAAAATATTTTCACTAAAAATACGTATTAATACGTATTGCCCATGTTATATCTGATTATTAATATGTTAACCAAAATTAAAATTATTAAAAATAAAAAGGATGATTGAAAATTCTTATAAACATATTGTTGCAAATCTTTCACTGAATAAATTATTCTATTATACAGGTTATTATTTTATTGCTGCAGTATTGTTTGTAAGCGGAGTAAGCAAAATAATTGATCCGCAACCTTTCTTAGAAACGTTAAACTTAATAAAATATTTACCGGAAGAAGTTAGAATTGCAATAGCAACTGCACTGCCTATGATCGAACTAGTGCTTGCCGTTTTAATTATTGGGAAGATAAAAGTAAAAATTACTTTGCTGCATACAACAGTTTTATTCTCTGCATTTTTCGCTTTTAGCTTATATGGGACAATTGCTGGATTTAATGCAGACTGCGGTTGTTTTGGTAATACTGTTAAAAGTGAGATTGGTTGGGGGATGGTAGTGAGGAATTTTTTATTTATGATAATTGCTACTATTGTAGTGTCAAATGTGAAACGTCAAACGTGAGACGGTAAATATTGAATAATTGATCTAATTTCCCTTTTGACTTCTGACATTTGACGTAACACTATTATATTATTGACAAATAAAAGATAGGTATTATGAGCGGTGTGAATTACAAAAAGATTTTAACGGCATTACTAAGCTTAGTTTTTATAACAGGCTTTTTACAATCAAACACACTTATGGATGGAATTGATTCGGCAAAAAGGTTTTACTTTTATCTTATAATGTCTCTAATCATAACCTTTCTTGGAATAATAATTTTATTAAGAAATAAAAAAATAGAGTTAACCTTTAATAAGCTCGATACTGCTGTTATATTATTTGCATTTTATTTATTCGTCAGATTGTTATTTACAGAACATACGAACCTTTGGAATGAACAATTCATAATACACGTTCTTATGCTTACTTTTTATTTTATATTAAAGAATGTTTTACAGCCGGAAGAAAACAAAAAGTTAATAGTCTTTGTCTTTTTAATTGCCGGAATGCTGCAAGGAGCGTATGGATTACTTCAACTTTATGGTTTCATTCCTTCAAATAATCCTTACTTCAAAATTACAGGTACGTTTGGGAATCCTGATTCTTTTGCCGGATATATAACTTCAATTATACCTTTTGCCTTTGGTGTATATTTATTTAATAAAGACACTAAAGAAAAAAGTAATATGAAATATGCAGGTTTAGTTACATTTTTAATATTACTTCTTGCACTGTCAGCCACACAAATAAGAGGTGGGTGGTTTGCTGCAATAGTTTGCTGTGCTTTTATTTCTTTTAACAAATATAAAGCTGAAATAAAAAAATATTTGCATAGTAAAATCAAGTTAGCATCAGCAATAATAGCCGGTGTTGTGGTGTTAAGTATTTTTGTAATATTCTTATTCAATCTAAAACCTGATTCTGCAAATGGAAGGCTGTTTATCTGGAAAGTAACGACAAATATAATTAAACAATACCCGGTATTTGGGGTTGGATACGATAGATTTGCCGTAGAATATGATAATTATCAGGCGGATTATTTTGCAAGCGGTAAAGGAACCGGATATGAAAAGAAAATTGCCGGGAATGTAAACAGGGCACACAATGAATATCTGGAAATATTTGCAGAGAGTGGGGCAATAGGTTTAGTCCTGTTTATTTTAATATTATACAGTGTTTTTAGAAACGCTAAAAAGTTGTCTGATGAAAAAATAAAGGAACCATTAGAGCTTTATATTTGTGCTAAGGCGTCGTTTATCGCGATTTTAATCTTTTCGTTAACATCATTTCCGTTTCATATTCTACCTACGTTCATTAATTTTTATTTCCTGTTAGGATTCATTTCAACAACTAAAAACGTCTCTTATATCTTTAATATTCCAGTCATATTAAATAGAGTAATAATAATACCTGCAGCAGTTGCTGCCGTAATGTTGTTACAGCATACAATTAATCAATATAATTCTTATCAAACCTGGAGAAAATGTATTGAATTATCTTTTGCAGGAAATTATCCAGCATCTGAAAGTTTATTTGAAAATGTAAAACCCCAGCTTAAGAATAATGCAGAATTTCTTTTTAACTATGGTGGAATGTTAAGTCTGATTGGAAGATATAAGGAATCGATAATTTTACTTGAAGATGCCAAAAAAGGATTTACTGATCCCAATATTTATATATCATTAGCTAATAGTTATGCTAGCTTAAACAACTTTACTGTTGCTGAAAAATATTATAAATATTCCGCCAATATGATACCACATAAAATATATGCAAAATATTTATTAGTTGGATTATATAAAAGAATAAACAAAATAGATGATGCCGTTGTTATAGCAAAGGAAATATTAGAAACAAAGGAAAAAATTATATCTCCAGCAACCAAAGAAATTAAAAATAAAATGAAAAAATTGATAGAAAACAATTTATAATAATTCTAAATAAACTTAATTTCTAACCCAACAAAATTGTTGGAAAATTACTAACACTAAAAGGAGTACTTATGTCAGTAAAACAAAAAATAACAAGTAAGATTATCGCCAAAATAGGTGGGATATCTTTATTTATATTTTTAATGTTATTTAACATCAAAATTGCATTTAGTGCAAATAGTACAAACTCAATAAATTTATTAGGGTTGGATTTTTCAATTTTCACTTCTTCAACATTCGCTTCAACAGATGTAAAATATCAAACCACAGTAAATTGTACACGTTATGAAGGGATTTATACAATCGTTGGAACAAGACAGAAATGCGATTTAGGTGGGCAGCATTGTGAGCCAACAATTTGTAATTAAAAAAACATAATAGTGTAGTAGAATCAATATTTTATTACTCTGAAAAAAATAGGCTTATAGAGTGAAAAAAATCTATTTTCTTGTATTAATATTTTTTATATCCTGCTCAAAGGAAAAAGAACAAGATATTCCTGTAAATTTGTACAATAATTCAACAGTAATTAATATTAAAAATCCTGATGGAAAATTTAAATTATCTAAAATTATAAAAAATATAAAGTATATTCAATTAGATGAAAGTTTAGAAGGTGCGATTGGTGAAGTAGCGAAAATTAAAGTAATCAACGATAAAATATATATACTAGATGAATATTCTGCTAAATCATTATTCTGTTTTGACATAAATGGAAAGTTTTTATTCAAAATTGGAAGACATGGTTCCGGCCCAGGAGAATTAATAAATCCAAAGGATTTTGATGTTGATGATTACAGAATTGAAATTTTAGATAATCATAAACAATCATTTTTAATATATGATCTAGAAGGCAATTTTATTAAAGAAATGCATTTTAACTTTGCCGTGCATTCCTATACTAAATTGGATAACATTTATTTATTATCACCTGGTTATCAAGTTTGGGGATATGGATATAATTATCATCTTTTTATTGCTGATGAAAATATCAAAATAAAAGAAAAGTATTTTAAAATTGAAAAGGAATTAGAAAATTTAGATTATTTTGGAGAATATCAACTTTTTAAATCTAGAAACACAATTTTATATAAAGATACTTGGGATAATTATATTTATAGTTTTGCTAAAGAGAAACTATATCCAAAGTACAAATTGGATTTTGAGAATTATAATTTCGACTTTGATGAAATCAAAAAAAATAAAAATAAACTCGCACCATATCTTTTCCGAACAAAAGTTGTTGGAGAAATATTTAATATTTGTGACCTGAAGAAATATTTATATTTTTCATACATTATAGAAAATCGTAAATATGATATGTTTTTCGACAAAAAATCGAATTTATCATATAGTGGATTAGTTGAGAATGATATAGATGGATTTCCCTTATATTCTTCACTTTGCATTTATAAAGACAAAATTTACGGTATTATCAACCCCATGGCGATTGTTAATGCGGCAGCAACAAAAAATTATGTTTATAAAACAAAAAAACTGGTTGACTATGCCAAAAGTATTAATGAAACAAGTAATTATTTAATAGGAATATATACTTTAATTGAATAAAAAAAATATATACTTACGTTATATTGTTATATTTTTTTTAGGGGGAGGGATAATAGGATTGACCTACAATAATATATCAAAATTGACATTAAAAACGGATAGGAAATCTTTAACTGATGAGTTTAAAAATTTTTACGAATTTCAACTGAGAGCGGAAAGTAAATCAATCCCCCAGGAAATGGCTATATTTAATGATAAATCACAAATTATTACCTTAAGTAACTTAATTGGAAACTCTCCAAAGATAATTCTAAAATATTCCGAATTAGGTTGTTCAGTTTGTATAGATAAGCAGATTGAAAATCTTAAAAAAGTATCGCAAAAAATAGGAAACCAAAATATAATAATATTAGCTTCTTATAGGCAGAAAAAAAATTTAATATTGTTTAAACGTCTTAATAAATTAAATTTTGAAATATATAATATGAAAGAACAAGAATTTGGTCTAGTTCCAGAACAATATCATTTGCCCTACTTTTTTATTATTGATTCTACAATGCAAATGAAATATATTTTTATTCCTTCTAAAGATTTACCTGAGTTGAGTGAAGTATATTTCCGATATATTATTGAAAAGTTTTTCCATAAATATTAATCTAATTTAATAATATGGATGGGAAAGGAATTTCCAAATTATAATATTTGTAAAACAAAAGATGGAGATTCCGACAATGAGAGAAAGAAAACACTACTCGGCTGAACAAAAAGTAATTATTCTAAGAGAACTTCTTGAAAACAATATTCCGATCAGCCAGTTAGCTGAAAAATACGGGGTACATGTTAACGATATTTATAACCTGCTTGCAGCAGGCAAGTTGGAAAAAGAGACTTTTTGAATCAGCTTCATTAATCTTTTCACCCAAAAACAATGAGACAAAACAAACCAGCGATAAAGAAAAGAAGATTCAGAACCTGGAAGACAAACTAAAGAAACGTGACGAAGCAATTTCTTTCTTGCTAAGAGAGAACATAGAAATAAAAAAAAGTATAGATGGGGAGATCTAAATGGACTTTGGGTTGAACCGGACATTAGAGATTCCATCATTGAGTTTGTTGAAATGATAATTTCTAAAACTGACATATCTAACAAAACTATGTTAAGCCTTATAGGTATTACCTCCAGTAAGTATTACTCCTGGAATAACAGGAAAGGAGCGGCAAATAATCACAATGGTAAAATTCCTAAAGAGAATTGGCTGCTGGATTGGGAAAAAGAAGCCATTATGAATTATGCTAAAAAACATATTGCTGAAGGCTACCGCAGACTTACCTGCCTTGCCGCAGGCAGGTATGATGATGGATGAAGACATTGTTGCTGTTAGTCCCTCTTCTACTTACAGGGTACTTAAATCAGCCGGTTTACTTAACCGTTGGAATAATGTTAAGAAAAACCTTAAAGGAAAAGGATTTGATCAACCTATTGTTCCACATCAGTCCCGATTAAATCGGGAGCATGTTGATATTAAGTATGTAAACTTCAAAGGTGCTTTTCTTTTTCTTATTTCCGTTATCGATGGTTACAGCCGCTACATTGTTCATCACGAGCTAAGGCAAACTATGCAGGAATTTGATGTTCAGATTACTATCCAGAGAGCGTTAGAAAAGTACCCTGGCTACAAGCCAAGGATTATTTCTGACAATGGTTCTCAGTTTATTTCTAAGGACTTTGCTGAATATCTGAAGTTTGCCGGTTTGCAGCATATCAGAACTTCTATTGCTTATCCACAAAGTAATGGTAAAATTGATAGGTACCATAGAACCATTCACGAAGAATGCTTAATGAAATCTTCATTGGTTAATCTTGATGATGCCAGAAACCAATCCGCCTTAGGCGGAGCTAACTATATTGAATTTTATAATTCCAAAAGATTGCATAGTTCTTTATATTTTCTAACACCAG is a genomic window of Ignavibacteriales bacterium containing:
- a CDS encoding methylamine utilization protein, whose translation is MIENSYKHIVANLSLNKLFYYTGYYFIAAVLFVSGVSKIIDPQPFLETLNLIKYLPEEVRIAIATALPMIELVLAVLIIGKIKVKITLLHTTVLFSAFFAFSLYGTIAGFNADCGCFGNTVKSEIGWGMVVRNFLFMIIATIVVSNVKRQT
- a CDS encoding O-antigen ligase family protein, whose translation is MSGVNYKKILTALLSLVFITGFLQSNTLMDGIDSAKRFYFYLIMSLIITFLGIIILLRNKKIELTFNKLDTAVILFAFYLFVRLLFTEHTNLWNEQFIIHVLMLTFYFILKNVLQPEENKKLIVFVFLIAGMLQGAYGLLQLYGFIPSNNPYFKITGTFGNPDSFAGYITSIIPFAFGVYLFNKDTKEKSNMKYAGLVTFLILLLALSATQIRGGWFAAIVCCAFISFNKYKAEIKKYLHSKIKLASAIIAGVVVLSIFVIFLFNLKPDSANGRLFIWKVTTNIIKQYPVFGVGYDRFAVEYDNYQADYFASGKGTGYEKKIAGNVNRAHNEYLEIFAESGAIGLVLFILILYSVFRNAKKLSDEKIKEPLELYICAKASFIAILIFSLTSFPFHILPTFINFYFLLGFISTTKNVSYIFNIPVILNRVIIIPAAVAAVMLLQHTINQYNSYQTWRKCIELSFAGNYPASESLFENVKPQLKNNAEFLFNYGGMLSLIGRYKESIILLEDAKKGFTDPNIYISLANSYASLNNFTVAEKYYKYSANMIPHKIYAKYLLVGLYKRINKIDDAVVIAKEILETKEKIISPATKEIKNKMKKLIENNL
- a CDS encoding 6-bladed beta-propeller produces the protein MKKIYFLVLIFFISCSKEKEQDIPVNLYNNSTVINIKNPDGKFKLSKIIKNIKYIQLDESLEGAIGEVAKIKVINDKIYILDEYSAKSLFCFDINGKFLFKIGRHGSGPGELINPKDFDVDDYRIEILDNHKQSFLIYDLEGNFIKEMHFNFAVHSYTKLDNIYLLSPGYQVWGYGYNYHLFIADENIKIKEKYFKIEKELENLDYFGEYQLFKSRNTILYKDTWDNYIYSFAKEKLYPKYKLDFENYNFDFDEIKKNKNKLAPYLFRTKVVGEIFNICDLKKYLYFSYIIENRKYDMFFDKKSNLSYSGLVENDIDGFPLYSSLCIYKDKIYGIINPMAIVNAAATKNYVYKTKKLVDYAKSINETSNYLIGIYTLIE
- a CDS encoding redoxin domain-containing protein → MNKKNIYLRYIVIFFLGGGIIGLTYNNISKLTLKTDRKSLTDEFKNFYEFQLRAESKSIPQEMAIFNDKSQIITLSNLIGNSPKIILKYSELGCSVCIDKQIENLKKVSQKIGNQNIIILASYRQKKNLILFKRLNKLNFEIYNMKEQEFGLVPEQYHLPYFFIIDSTMQMKYIFIPSKDLPELSEVYFRYIIEKFFHKY
- a CDS encoding transposase — its product is MRERKHYSAEQKVIILRELLENNIPISQLAEKYGVHVNDIYNLLAAGKLEKETF
- a CDS encoding DDE-type integrase/transposase/recombinase, with the protein product MLKNILLKATADLPALPQAGMMMDEDIVAVSPSSTYRVLKSAGLLNRWNNVKKNLKGKGFDQPIVPHQSRLNREHVDIKYVNFKGAFLFLISVIDGYSRYIVHHELRQTMQEFDVQITIQRALEKYPGYKPRIISDNGSQFISKDFAEYLKFAGLQHIRTSIAYPQSNGKIDRYHRTIHEECLMKSSLVNLDDARNQSALGGANYIEFYNSKRLHSSLYFLTPEDFLLNHIDDKLKLREDKLSKAKLNRAEVRNAN